From Pagrus major chromosome 9, Pma_NU_1.0, the proteins below share one genomic window:
- the olig1 gene encoding oligodendrocyte transcription factor 1 produces the protein MNVLSNPLMRAQERSLALCGPGSVQDLPHCPQGFNLSSRLNPAPMLSLQSGQKSTKPQRELSPEEQQELRRKINSRERKRMQDLNIAMDALREVMVPYASSPSSASSSQSHQPGAPPGRRLSKISTLVLARNYILLLGSSLQEMRRLLGEVSVGMGVNTGPVPRLLLTGGWPFISGPSQLLLTQESLLTSAPTSSSSSSSTSSTSSSAAKCPLLSPGPMEASLAPVQWGSAGASEGSLCPCGVCRLPRFSHSTPAPRFSK, from the coding sequence ATGAATGTGCTGTCAAACCCATTGATGAGGGCCCAGGAGCGGTCTCTAGCTCTCTGTGGCCCTGGGTCTGTCCAGGATTTACCCCACTGCCCCCAAGGGTTCAACCTGAGCTCCCGCCTAAACCCTGCACCCATGCTCAGCCTCCAGAGTGGCCAAAAATCGACCAAACCTCAGAGGGAGCTGAGCCCTGAGGAGCAGCAAGAGCTCAGGAGGAAGATCAATAGCAGGGAGAGGAAGCGAATGCAAGACTTGAACATCGCCATGGATGCCCTGAGGGAGGTCATGGTGCCTTATGCCTCCTCGCCAtcttctgcctcctcctctcagtcCCACCAGCCCGGAGCTCCACCAGGCCGTCGGCTCTCCAAGATCTCAACCCTGGTTCTGGCCAGGAACTACATCCTCCTCCTGGGCTCATCTCTGCAGGAGATGCGGCGGCTGCTGGGGGAGGTGAGTGTGGGAATGGGGGTAAACACAGGGCCAGTCCCCAGGCTGCTGCTCACTGGAGGCTGGCCCTTCATCTCTGGCCCCAGTCAGCTCCTCCTCACCCAGGAGTCCCTCCTCACCTCAgcacccacctcctcctcctcttcttcctctacttCCTCTACATCATCCTCTGCTGCTAAATGTCCACTGTTGTCTCCCGGGCCCATGGAGGCCTCACTGGCCCCTGTACAGTGGGGCTCTGCAGGAGCCTCAGAAGGGTCCCTGTGTCCCTGTGGAGTCTGCAGACTGCCCAGATTTAGCCACTCCACTCCAGCTCCAAGATTTTCAAAGTGA